A window of Gemmatimonadales bacterium contains these coding sequences:
- a CDS encoding sulfur transferase domain-containing protein: MSTDPLSALAAVPNACQALPGVITGGQPRAEQLAAFKAAGGALVLDIRDPAEPRPMDEPATARELGLEYVAVPVSAATLSDATLERIRDVLRTAEGRTAFFHCASGNRVGAALIPHLVLDQGIPEEDAVSTAVRVGLRSPELRDWALDYIRRQRNP, encoded by the coding sequence GTGTCAACCGATCCCCTGAGCGCGCTCGCCGCCGTTCCCAACGCCTGCCAAGCACTGCCCGGCGTCATCACAGGCGGCCAACCGCGGGCCGAGCAGCTCGCCGCGTTCAAGGCGGCCGGTGGCGCCCTGGTGCTGGACATCCGCGACCCCGCCGAGCCGCGCCCCATGGATGAGCCCGCGACGGCGCGGGAGCTTGGGCTCGAGTACGTAGCGGTGCCGGTGAGTGCCGCCACCCTGTCCGACGCCACGCTGGAACGAATTCGGGATGTTCTCCGTACGGCCGAGGGCCGCACCGCGTTCTTTCATTGCGCCAGCGGAAACCGGGTCGGCGCCGCACTGATTCCGCATCTCGTGCTGGATCAAGGCATCCCCGAAGAGGACGCCGTAAGCACGGCTGTCCGGGTCGGCCTCCGCAGCCCGGAGCTCAGAGACTGGGCGCTCGACTACATCCGCCGGCAGCGAAACCCATGA
- a CDS encoding acyl-CoA thioesterase, producing MAYPPSRPMSYSRGEITTFVMPNMQNALGDLFGGDLMSLVDQAAAVAAIRHAAGPAVTASIDRVDFRERIPVGALVTCIATVDFVGNSSMDISVEVYSEEVSTGERRHTHSAHVVFVAIDPLGKPRRVPRLIPETEEECARYARAEAHRARMKKE from the coding sequence ATGGCCTATCCACCTTCCCGCCCGATGTCCTACTCCCGCGGCGAAATCACTACGTTCGTCATGCCCAACATGCAGAACGCCCTGGGCGACCTTTTCGGCGGCGACCTGATGTCGCTTGTGGACCAGGCGGCCGCGGTGGCGGCGATCAGGCACGCCGCGGGGCCGGCGGTGACGGCGAGCATCGATCGGGTCGACTTCCGCGAACGGATTCCGGTGGGAGCGCTCGTCACCTGCATCGCGACGGTGGACTTCGTCGGCAACTCATCGATGGACATTTCGGTCGAGGTGTATTCCGAAGAGGTGAGCACCGGCGAGCGGCGGCATACCCACTCGGCGCACGTGGTGTTCGTCGCCATCGATCCGCTCGGAAAGCCGAGGCGCGTGCCGCGGCTCATTCCGGAGACCGAGGAGGAATGCGCGCGGTACGCGCGCGCCGAGGCGCATCGCGCGCGGATGAAGAAGGAGTGA
- a CDS encoding NAD+ synthase, translating to MLSLAIAQLRPRKGAYEENLEALGRVLRDAAAGPVPPDLLVAPEAALTGYFLEGGVRELAVPAERLYEDLTRVHRASGAAPVDIAIGFYEVHESRLHNSALYATLGGAAAGIRHVHRKVFLPAYGVFDEERFVEPGRTIEAFDTRWGRAAMLVCEDAWHSISGTLAALDGAQLILVPSASPARGIHPVEGESRPTSVLRWERIMQDMAGEHGVYVALAQLVGFEGGKAFAGGSLVAGPRGDLLAEGPIFEAALVPAVLDFDEITRARAEMPLLSDLEMRWPHLVGGQADGRTGGRADKRTGAPVDGQADRRTVAPTGSAVLDRLTSRPPDRPLAIDPFLTQRWLVEFIRDEVQRRRGFEKVVIGLSGGVDSSLVAYLAAEALGAENVLGVRMPYRTSSPESLAHAQLVIDALGIAHETVDITAAVDGMVAAVGCAEGASGGDVDPARKGNIMARARMIALFDLSAAHRALPLGTGNKTERLFGYFTWHADDSPPVNPIGDLFKTQVWALARHMGVPDVIVSKPASADLIRGQTDEGDFGISYLKADGILHWLLFGYRPAEVVALGYSAEEVELVRRRLESTHWKRRLPTVAMLTQTAIGEFYLRPVDY from the coding sequence ATGCTCTCTCTCGCCATCGCACAGCTCCGGCCGCGCAAAGGCGCATACGAGGAAAACCTCGAGGCGCTCGGCCGCGTGCTGCGCGACGCTGCGGCGGGACCCGTTCCGCCCGACCTCTTGGTGGCGCCCGAGGCGGCGCTCACCGGCTATTTCCTCGAGGGCGGCGTGCGCGAGCTGGCGGTCCCGGCCGAGCGCCTGTACGAGGATCTCACGCGGGTGCATCGCGCATCGGGAGCGGCGCCGGTCGACATCGCGATCGGCTTCTACGAAGTGCACGAGAGCCGCCTGCACAACTCCGCCCTCTATGCCACGCTCGGCGGCGCCGCGGCGGGCATCCGGCACGTGCACCGCAAAGTGTTTCTTCCGGCCTACGGCGTGTTCGACGAGGAGCGGTTCGTCGAGCCGGGGCGCACGATCGAGGCGTTCGACACCCGGTGGGGACGCGCGGCCATGCTCGTGTGCGAGGATGCGTGGCACTCGATCTCCGGCACGCTCGCGGCGCTCGACGGTGCCCAGCTCATCCTCGTGCCGAGTGCGAGCCCCGCGCGCGGCATCCACCCGGTAGAGGGCGAGAGCCGTCCCACGAGCGTGCTTCGCTGGGAGCGCATCATGCAGGACATGGCCGGCGAGCATGGGGTGTACGTGGCGCTGGCACAGTTGGTCGGGTTCGAGGGCGGCAAGGCGTTCGCCGGCGGTTCGCTCGTGGCGGGCCCGCGCGGCGATCTCCTGGCCGAGGGTCCGATCTTCGAGGCCGCGCTGGTGCCGGCGGTGCTCGATTTCGACGAGATCACCCGCGCCCGCGCGGAGATGCCGCTGCTCTCGGATCTGGAGATGCGGTGGCCGCACTTGGTGGGCGGACAGGCGGACGGGCGGACAGGCGGACGAGCGGACAAGAGGACGGGCGCTCCGGTGGACGGACAGGCGGACCGGCGGACGGTCGCTCCAACGGGTTCCGCGGTACTTGACCGCCTGACCTCCCGACCGCCCGACCGCCCGCTCGCCATCGATCCCTTTCTCACCCAGCGCTGGCTCGTCGAGTTCATCCGCGACGAAGTGCAGCGGCGGCGGGGGTTCGAGAAAGTGGTGATCGGACTCTCGGGTGGGGTGGACAGCTCGCTCGTGGCTTATCTCGCGGCGGAGGCGCTTGGAGCGGAGAATGTGCTCGGCGTAAGAATGCCGTATCGGACGTCGAGCCCCGAGAGTCTGGCGCACGCGCAGCTCGTGATTGACGCGCTCGGCATTGCGCACGAGACCGTCGACATCACGGCGGCGGTGGACGGGATGGTGGCCGCGGTCGGGTGTGCCGAGGGCGCGAGCGGCGGCGACGTCGATCCGGCGCGCAAGGGAAACATCATGGCCCGGGCGCGGATGATCGCGCTCTTCGATCTCTCGGCCGCGCACCGCGCGCTGCCGCTCGGGACGGGGAACAAGACCGAGCGGCTCTTCGGATATTTCACCTGGCACGCCGACGATTCACCGCCGGTAAACCCGATCGGCGATCTCTTCAAGACGCAGGTCTGGGCGCTCGCGCGCCACATGGGCGTGCCGGATGTGATCGTCTCGAAGCCGGCGAGCGCGGACCTGATCCGCGGCCAGACCGACGAGGGCGACTTCGGCATCTCGTATCTCAAGGCCGACGGGATTCTCCATTGGCTGCTGTTCGGCTATCGCCCGGCGGAAGTCGTGGCACTCGGCTATTCGGCGGAGGAAGTGGAGCTGGTGCGCCGGAGGCTCGAGTCGACGCATTGGAAGCGGCGCTTGCCGACGGTGGCAATGTTGACCCAGACGGCCATCGGGGAGTTTTACCTGAGGCCGGTCGACTACTAG